A genomic region of Pseudopipra pipra isolate bDixPip1 chromosome W, bDixPip1.hap1, whole genome shotgun sequence contains the following coding sequences:
- the LOC135404429 gene encoding class I histocompatibility antigen, F10 alpha chain-like isoform X4, with translation MAPALGLGALLALLGVLAVSGGQPEVLHSLRYLDVAVTEPSPRIPQFLSMGYVDGIPFTRYNSERDWLEPLTPWMAAGAEPGYWDRQTQINERNRFIDADNLEIAQGWYNWSGGLHTVQQLSGCDLLSDGSVRRTLRYGIDGQDFISFSPETGTFVAADGAAQIIQRKWKSEGYEALQHKLAQSCVEWLQKYIGYGREALERKDPPNVHVSGKEEHGILTLSCHAYGFYPGMIGINWLKGDEVRDQETEWGGIVPNSDGTFHSWARIEALPGEREQYRCRVEHAGMPEPGIFAWGKREGNGYDPAPTSESQQRVWIQILWAGIPGWMPGFQRGMGA, from the exons ATGGCTccagcgctggggctgggggcgctCCTGGCGCTCCTGGGGGTCTTGGCGGTCTCGGGGGGGCAGCCCGAGG TTCTCCACTCCCTGCGTTACCTGGATGTGGCGGTGACGGAGCCCAGCCCAAGGATCCCTCAATTCCTGTCCATGGGATATGTGGATGGGATCCCCTTCACGCGCTACAACAGCGAGCGGGACTGGCTGGAGCCGCTGACGCCGTGGATGGCGGCCGGAGCCGAGCCGGGATATTGGGATAGACAGACCCAGATCAATGAGAGGAACCGGTTCATTGATGCCGACAACCTGGAGATAGCACAGGGCTGGTACAACTGGAGTGGGG GTCTCCACACAGTGCAGCAGCTTTCTGGCTGTGACCTCCTGTCTGACGGTAGTGTCCGCAGAACCCTTCGGTACGGCATTGATGGGCAGGATTTCATCTCCTTCTCCCCGGAGACCGGGACCTTCGTGGCGGCCGATGGAGCTGCCCAGATCATCCAGAGGAAATGGAAATCTGAAGGGTATGAGGCTCTTCAGCACAAGCTagcacagagctgtgtggaATGGCTCCAGAAATACATCGGATACGGGCGGGAGGCACTGGAGCGCAAAG ATCCCCCCAATGTCCACGTGTCCGGGAAAGAGGAACACGGGATCCTGACGTTGTCCTGCCACGCGTACGGATTCTACCCCGGGATGATCGGGATCAACTGGCTGAAGGGGGATGAAGTGCGGGATCAGGAGACGGAGTGGGGCGGGATTGTTCCCAACAGCGACGGCACCTTCCACAGCTGGGCCAGGATCGAGGCGCTGCCGGGGGAGCGGGAGCAGTACCGGTGCCGGGTGGAGCACGCCGGAATGCCGGAGCCCGGGATCTTCGCCTGGG ggaagagggaggggaatggatacgaccccgcgcccaccagtgagtcccagcagcgtgtgtggatccagatcctctgggcagggatccccggatggatgccgggattccagaggggaatgggggcctaa
- the LOC135404429 gene encoding class I histocompatibility antigen, F10 alpha chain-like isoform X5: MAPALGLGALLALLGVLAVSGGQPEVLHSLRYLDVAVTEPSPRIPQFLSMGYVDGIPFTRYNSERDWLEPLTPWMAAGAEPGYWDRQTQINERNRFIDADNLEIAQGWYNWSGGLHTVQQLSGCDLLSDGSVRRTLRYGIDGQDFISFSPETGTFVAADGAAQIIQRKWKSEGYEALQHKLAQSCVEWLQKYIGYGREALERKDPPNVHVSGKEEHGILTLSCHAYGFYPGMIGINWLKGDEVRDQETEWGGIVPNSDGTFHSWARIEALPGEREQYRCRVEHAGMPEPGIFAWGKREGNGYDPAPTTGITA; the protein is encoded by the exons ATGGCTccagcgctggggctgggggcgctCCTGGCGCTCCTGGGGGTCTTGGCGGTCTCGGGGGGGCAGCCCGAGG TTCTCCACTCCCTGCGTTACCTGGATGTGGCGGTGACGGAGCCCAGCCCAAGGATCCCTCAATTCCTGTCCATGGGATATGTGGATGGGATCCCCTTCACGCGCTACAACAGCGAGCGGGACTGGCTGGAGCCGCTGACGCCGTGGATGGCGGCCGGAGCCGAGCCGGGATATTGGGATAGACAGACCCAGATCAATGAGAGGAACCGGTTCATTGATGCCGACAACCTGGAGATAGCACAGGGCTGGTACAACTGGAGTGGGG GTCTCCACACAGTGCAGCAGCTTTCTGGCTGTGACCTCCTGTCTGACGGTAGTGTCCGCAGAACCCTTCGGTACGGCATTGATGGGCAGGATTTCATCTCCTTCTCCCCGGAGACCGGGACCTTCGTGGCGGCCGATGGAGCTGCCCAGATCATCCAGAGGAAATGGAAATCTGAAGGGTATGAGGCTCTTCAGCACAAGCTagcacagagctgtgtggaATGGCTCCAGAAATACATCGGATACGGGCGGGAGGCACTGGAGCGCAAAG ATCCCCCCAATGTCCACGTGTCCGGGAAAGAGGAACACGGGATCCTGACGTTGTCCTGCCACGCGTACGGATTCTACCCCGGGATGATCGGGATCAACTGGCTGAAGGGGGATGAAGTGCGGGATCAGGAGACGGAGTGGGGCGGGATTGTTCCCAACAGCGACGGCACCTTCCACAGCTGGGCCAGGATCGAGGCGCTGCCGGGGGAGCGGGAGCAGTACCGGTGCCGGGTGGAGCACGCCGGAATGCCGGAGCCCGGGATCTTCGCCTGGG ggaagagggaggggaatggatacgaccccgcgcccacca
- the LOC135404429 gene encoding class I histocompatibility antigen, F10 alpha chain-like isoform X2, with protein sequence MAPALGLGALLALLGVLAVSGGQPEVLHSLRYLDVAVTEPSPRIPQFLSMGYVDGIPFTRYNSERDWLEPLTPWMAAGAEPGYWDRQTQINERNRFIDADNLEIAQGWYNWSGGLHTVQQLSGCDLLSDGSVRRTLRYGIDGQDFISFSPETGTFVAADGAAQIIQRKWKSEGYEALQHKLAQSCVEWLQKYIGYGREALERKDPPNVHVSGKEEHGILTLSCHAYGFYPGMIGINWLKGDEVRDQETEWGGIVPNSDGTFHSWARIEALPGEREQYRCRVEHAGMPEPGIFAWELESIWNSSPVLVAVSVIAAIIIIIGLVGVGVWKLRSGKREGNGYDPAPTTGITA encoded by the exons ATGGCTccagcgctggggctgggggcgctCCTGGCGCTCCTGGGGGTCTTGGCGGTCTCGGGGGGGCAGCCCGAGG TTCTCCACTCCCTGCGTTACCTGGATGTGGCGGTGACGGAGCCCAGCCCAAGGATCCCTCAATTCCTGTCCATGGGATATGTGGATGGGATCCCCTTCACGCGCTACAACAGCGAGCGGGACTGGCTGGAGCCGCTGACGCCGTGGATGGCGGCCGGAGCCGAGCCGGGATATTGGGATAGACAGACCCAGATCAATGAGAGGAACCGGTTCATTGATGCCGACAACCTGGAGATAGCACAGGGCTGGTACAACTGGAGTGGGG GTCTCCACACAGTGCAGCAGCTTTCTGGCTGTGACCTCCTGTCTGACGGTAGTGTCCGCAGAACCCTTCGGTACGGCATTGATGGGCAGGATTTCATCTCCTTCTCCCCGGAGACCGGGACCTTCGTGGCGGCCGATGGAGCTGCCCAGATCATCCAGAGGAAATGGAAATCTGAAGGGTATGAGGCTCTTCAGCACAAGCTagcacagagctgtgtggaATGGCTCCAGAAATACATCGGATACGGGCGGGAGGCACTGGAGCGCAAAG ATCCCCCCAATGTCCACGTGTCCGGGAAAGAGGAACACGGGATCCTGACGTTGTCCTGCCACGCGTACGGATTCTACCCCGGGATGATCGGGATCAACTGGCTGAAGGGGGATGAAGTGCGGGATCAGGAGACGGAGTGGGGCGGGATTGTTCCCAACAGCGACGGCACCTTCCACAGCTGGGCCAGGATCGAGGCGCTGCCGGGGGAGCGGGAGCAGTACCGGTGCCGGGTGGAGCACGCCGGAATGCCGGAGCCCGGGATCTTCGCCTGGG agctggaaTCCATCTGGAATTCCAGCCCGGTGTTGGTAGCTGTGTCCGTCatcgctgccatcatcatcatcatcggcctcgtgggagtcggtgtctggaagctccgaTCCG ggaagagggaggggaatggatacgaccccgcgcccacca
- the LOC135404429 gene encoding class I histocompatibility antigen, F10 alpha chain-like isoform X3, translating to MAPALGLGALLALLGVLAVSGGQPEVLHSLRYLDVAVTEPSPRIPQFLSMGYVDGIPFTRYNSERDWLEPLTPWMAAGAEPGYWDRQTQINERNRFIDADNLEIAQGWYNWSGGLHTVQQLSGCDLLSDGSVRRTLRYGIDGQDFISFSPETGTFVAADGAAQIIQRKWKSEGYEALQHKLAQSCVEWLQKYIGYGREALERKDPPNVHVSGKEEHGILTLSCHAYGFYPGMIGINWLKGDEVRDQETEWGGIVPNSDGTFHSWARIEALPGEREQYRCRVEHAGMPEPGIFAWELESIWNSSPVLVAVSVIAAIIIIIGLVGVGVWKLRSGKREGNGYDPAPTRITA from the exons ATGGCTccagcgctggggctgggggcgctCCTGGCGCTCCTGGGGGTCTTGGCGGTCTCGGGGGGGCAGCCCGAGG TTCTCCACTCCCTGCGTTACCTGGATGTGGCGGTGACGGAGCCCAGCCCAAGGATCCCTCAATTCCTGTCCATGGGATATGTGGATGGGATCCCCTTCACGCGCTACAACAGCGAGCGGGACTGGCTGGAGCCGCTGACGCCGTGGATGGCGGCCGGAGCCGAGCCGGGATATTGGGATAGACAGACCCAGATCAATGAGAGGAACCGGTTCATTGATGCCGACAACCTGGAGATAGCACAGGGCTGGTACAACTGGAGTGGGG GTCTCCACACAGTGCAGCAGCTTTCTGGCTGTGACCTCCTGTCTGACGGTAGTGTCCGCAGAACCCTTCGGTACGGCATTGATGGGCAGGATTTCATCTCCTTCTCCCCGGAGACCGGGACCTTCGTGGCGGCCGATGGAGCTGCCCAGATCATCCAGAGGAAATGGAAATCTGAAGGGTATGAGGCTCTTCAGCACAAGCTagcacagagctgtgtggaATGGCTCCAGAAATACATCGGATACGGGCGGGAGGCACTGGAGCGCAAAG ATCCCCCCAATGTCCACGTGTCCGGGAAAGAGGAACACGGGATCCTGACGTTGTCCTGCCACGCGTACGGATTCTACCCCGGGATGATCGGGATCAACTGGCTGAAGGGGGATGAAGTGCGGGATCAGGAGACGGAGTGGGGCGGGATTGTTCCCAACAGCGACGGCACCTTCCACAGCTGGGCCAGGATCGAGGCGCTGCCGGGGGAGCGGGAGCAGTACCGGTGCCGGGTGGAGCACGCCGGAATGCCGGAGCCCGGGATCTTCGCCTGGG agctggaaTCCATCTGGAATTCCAGCCCGGTGTTGGTAGCTGTGTCCGTCatcgctgccatcatcatcatcatcggcctcgtgggagtcggtgtctggaagctccgaTCCG ggaagagggaggggaatggatacgaccccgcgcccacca
- the LOC135404429 gene encoding class I histocompatibility antigen, F10 alpha chain-like isoform X1: protein MAPALGLGALLALLGVLAVSGGQPEVLHSLRYLDVAVTEPSPRIPQFLSMGYVDGIPFTRYNSERDWLEPLTPWMAAGAEPGYWDRQTQINERNRFIDADNLEIAQGWYNWSGGLHTVQQLSGCDLLSDGSVRRTLRYGIDGQDFISFSPETGTFVAADGAAQIIQRKWKSEGYEALQHKLAQSCVEWLQKYIGYGREALERKDPPNVHVSGKEEHGILTLSCHAYGFYPGMIGINWLKGDEVRDQETEWGGIVPNSDGTFHSWARIEALPGEREQYRCRVEHAGMPEPGIFAWELESIWNSSPVLVAVSVIAAIIIIIGLVGVGVWKLRSGKREGNGYDPAPTSESQQRVWIQILWAGIPGWMPGFQRGMGA, encoded by the exons ATGGCTccagcgctggggctgggggcgctCCTGGCGCTCCTGGGGGTCTTGGCGGTCTCGGGGGGGCAGCCCGAGG TTCTCCACTCCCTGCGTTACCTGGATGTGGCGGTGACGGAGCCCAGCCCAAGGATCCCTCAATTCCTGTCCATGGGATATGTGGATGGGATCCCCTTCACGCGCTACAACAGCGAGCGGGACTGGCTGGAGCCGCTGACGCCGTGGATGGCGGCCGGAGCCGAGCCGGGATATTGGGATAGACAGACCCAGATCAATGAGAGGAACCGGTTCATTGATGCCGACAACCTGGAGATAGCACAGGGCTGGTACAACTGGAGTGGGG GTCTCCACACAGTGCAGCAGCTTTCTGGCTGTGACCTCCTGTCTGACGGTAGTGTCCGCAGAACCCTTCGGTACGGCATTGATGGGCAGGATTTCATCTCCTTCTCCCCGGAGACCGGGACCTTCGTGGCGGCCGATGGAGCTGCCCAGATCATCCAGAGGAAATGGAAATCTGAAGGGTATGAGGCTCTTCAGCACAAGCTagcacagagctgtgtggaATGGCTCCAGAAATACATCGGATACGGGCGGGAGGCACTGGAGCGCAAAG ATCCCCCCAATGTCCACGTGTCCGGGAAAGAGGAACACGGGATCCTGACGTTGTCCTGCCACGCGTACGGATTCTACCCCGGGATGATCGGGATCAACTGGCTGAAGGGGGATGAAGTGCGGGATCAGGAGACGGAGTGGGGCGGGATTGTTCCCAACAGCGACGGCACCTTCCACAGCTGGGCCAGGATCGAGGCGCTGCCGGGGGAGCGGGAGCAGTACCGGTGCCGGGTGGAGCACGCCGGAATGCCGGAGCCCGGGATCTTCGCCTGGG agctggaaTCCATCTGGAATTCCAGCCCGGTGTTGGTAGCTGTGTCCGTCatcgctgccatcatcatcatcatcggcctcgtgggagtcggtgtctggaagctccgaTCCG ggaagagggaggggaatggatacgaccccgcgcccaccagtgagtcccagcagcgtgtgtggatccagatcctctgggcagggatccccggatggatgccgggattccagaggggaatgggggcctaa
- the LOC135404429 gene encoding class I histocompatibility antigen, F10 alpha chain-like isoform X6: protein MAPALGLGALLALLGVLAVSGGQPEVLHSLRYLDVAVTEPSPRIPQFLSMGYVDGIPFTRYNSERDWLEPLTPWMAAGAEPGYWDRQTQINERNRFIDADNLEIAQGWYNWSGGLHTVQQLSGCDLLSDGSVRRTLRYGIDGQDFISFSPETGTFVAADGAAQIIQRKWKSEGYEALQHKLAQSCVEWLQKYIGYGREALERKDPPNVHVSGKEEHGILTLSCHAYGFYPGMIGINWLKGDEVRDQETEWGGIVPNSDGTFHSWARIEALPGEREQYRCRVEHAGMPEPGIFAWGKREGNGYDPAPTRITA from the exons ATGGCTccagcgctggggctgggggcgctCCTGGCGCTCCTGGGGGTCTTGGCGGTCTCGGGGGGGCAGCCCGAGG TTCTCCACTCCCTGCGTTACCTGGATGTGGCGGTGACGGAGCCCAGCCCAAGGATCCCTCAATTCCTGTCCATGGGATATGTGGATGGGATCCCCTTCACGCGCTACAACAGCGAGCGGGACTGGCTGGAGCCGCTGACGCCGTGGATGGCGGCCGGAGCCGAGCCGGGATATTGGGATAGACAGACCCAGATCAATGAGAGGAACCGGTTCATTGATGCCGACAACCTGGAGATAGCACAGGGCTGGTACAACTGGAGTGGGG GTCTCCACACAGTGCAGCAGCTTTCTGGCTGTGACCTCCTGTCTGACGGTAGTGTCCGCAGAACCCTTCGGTACGGCATTGATGGGCAGGATTTCATCTCCTTCTCCCCGGAGACCGGGACCTTCGTGGCGGCCGATGGAGCTGCCCAGATCATCCAGAGGAAATGGAAATCTGAAGGGTATGAGGCTCTTCAGCACAAGCTagcacagagctgtgtggaATGGCTCCAGAAATACATCGGATACGGGCGGGAGGCACTGGAGCGCAAAG ATCCCCCCAATGTCCACGTGTCCGGGAAAGAGGAACACGGGATCCTGACGTTGTCCTGCCACGCGTACGGATTCTACCCCGGGATGATCGGGATCAACTGGCTGAAGGGGGATGAAGTGCGGGATCAGGAGACGGAGTGGGGCGGGATTGTTCCCAACAGCGACGGCACCTTCCACAGCTGGGCCAGGATCGAGGCGCTGCCGGGGGAGCGGGAGCAGTACCGGTGCCGGGTGGAGCACGCCGGAATGCCGGAGCCCGGGATCTTCGCCTGGG ggaagagggaggggaatggatacgaccccgcgcccacca